One genomic segment of Mangifera indica cultivar Alphonso chromosome 6, CATAS_Mindica_2.1, whole genome shotgun sequence includes these proteins:
- the LOC123219426 gene encoding pentatricopeptide repeat-containing protein At5g66520-like: MLTLKPTTKYPISHLIKHLNPWALAIKNALTPNEALHFYSQMHRQSLRFDSFSILFTLKSCTHLRNPTIIQHLHSHILKMGFISHVYVATALLHAYVVTSFEHGCKLFDEMPNRNVITWNIMITGYSKSGNVEKARGVFDHMPIRDVSSWSAMIAAYMNDGDYDRGFALFREMMRNEGLKLDQMTVGSALSGCAQLGSVGLLTGKSVHGVTVKNGWELNVDIGTILVDMYAKCGFLKYAIMVFELMKERNVMAWTAIICGLAQHGFSKEALCLFEMMQENNVRPNEMTFTGILSACARTGLVEDGRRHFNMIEEYGLEPRIQHYGCMVDLFGKAGLLEEAYEVIKTMKFKPNVFIWSSFLAACKEHKQFEVADRVIEQVLRMVKPENDGGIYTLICDLYVLNEKWDDAESVRKLMLDNNVRKARGSSFIPVG, from the coding sequence ATGCTAACTCTTAAACCCACAACAAAATATCCAATTTCCCATCTCATCAAACACCTCAATCCATGGGCTTTAGCCATAAAAAATGCTCTCACACCCAATGAAGCCTTGCATTTCTACTCTCAAATGCACCGCCAATCACTTCGCTTTGATAGCTTTTCAATCCTCTTCACTCTCAAATCGTGTACCCATTTGCGAAACCCCACAATTATTCAGCATCTCCACTCGCATATCCTCAAAATGGGCTTCATTTCACACGTATATGTGGCAACCGCTCTCCTTCATGCATACGTTGTCACGTCGTTTGAACACGGTTGTAAACTGTTCGATGAAATGCCTAACAGAAATGTCATCACTTGGAATATAATGATAACCGGGTATTCTAAGTCCGGAAATGTTGAAAAAGCGAGGGGCGTGTTTGATCATATGCCAATAAGAGATGTTTCCTCGTGGTCTGCCATGATTGCTGCGTATATGAATGATGGGGATTATGATCGTGGGTTTGCTCTTTTTCGAGAAATGATGAGGAATGAGGGTCTGAAGCTGGACCAAATGACTGTGGGTTCAGCTCTGTCGGGGTGTGCTCAATTGGGTTCTGTTGGTCTGTTGACGGGGAAATCAGTTCATGGAGTTACAGTTAAAAATGGGTGGGAGTTGAATGTGGATATTGGGACAATTTTGGTTgatatgtatgcaaaatgtggtTTTTTGAAGTATGCTATTATGGTTTTTGAGTTGATGAAAGAAAGGAATGTGATGGCGTGGACTGCAATAATTTGTGGGTTGGCACAACATGGTTTTAGCAAGGAAGCATTGTGTTTGTTTGAGATGATGCAAGAAAATAATGTGAGACCTAATGAGATGACTTTCACCGGGATTCTTAGTGCCTGTGCACGTACTGGATTGGTAGAGGATGGGCGCAGGCATTTCAACATGATTGAAGAGTATGGACTGGAGCCCAGAATTCAGCATTATGGATGCATGGTTGACTTGTTTGGTAAGGCAGGGTTGTTGGAGGAAGCTTATGAGGTTATTAAAACCATGAAATTCAAGCCCAATGTGTTTATATGGAGCTCTTTCCTGGCAGCTTGTAAGGAGCATAAGCAGTTTGAGGTGGCGGATAGAGTGATTGAACAAGTGTTAAGAATGGTAAAGCCAGAGAATGATGGAGGAATTTATACACTTATTTGTGATTTATATGTGTTGAATGAGAAGTGGGATGATGCAGAGAGCGTGAGAAAATTAATGCTTGATAATAATGTAAGGAAAGCCAGGGGATCCAGTTTCATACCAGTGGGATAG
- the LOC123219427 gene encoding peptidyl-prolyl cis-trans isomerase FKBP13, chloroplastic, whose protein sequence is MTSLAFSVGNCSSTKLSTPTARLLITSLDKSDVSTIKFPSQNCSSQRLQLNENETLLKRREAIGFGLCFGLIDVFWKPQPISAAEGTPPCELIVAPSGLAFCDKVVGYGPEPVKGQLIKAHYVGRLENGTVFDSSYNRGKPLTFRIGAGEVIKGWDQGILGGDGIPPMLAGGKRLLKIPPELAYGMRGAGCRGGSCIIPPDSVLLFDVEFIGNAS, encoded by the exons ATGACTTCATTAGCATTTTCAGTTGGGAATTGCTCTTCCACAAAACTAAGCACACCCACTGCAAGACTACTCATTACAAGTCTTGATAAATCAGATGTATCAACTATCAAATTCCCAAGCCAAAACTGTTCTTCTCAGAGGCTGCAGCTAAATGAGAACGAAACTTTGTTAAAGAGAAGAGAAGCCATTGGATTTGGCTTATGTTTTGGTCTCATTGATGTTTTTTGGAAACCACAACCCATTTCAGCAGCTGAAGGAACTCCACCATGTGAGTTAATTGTTGCCCCTTCAGGCCTTGCCTTCTGTGATAAAGTCGTGGGGTATGGCCCTGAGCCTGTCAAAGGGCAACTCATTAAG GCTCATTATGTTGGGAGACTAGAGAATGGGACGGTCTTTGATAGCAGTTACAATCGGGGAAAGCCTCTAACCTTTCGCATTGGTGCTGGTGAG GTCATTAAAGGGTGGGATCAAGGCATTCTAGGTGGTGATGGAATTCCTCCCATGCTTGCTG GAGGAAAACGCTTGTTAAAGATTCCTCCAGAACTTGCATATGGCATGAGAGGAGCCGGCTGTAGAGGAG GTTCATGCATTATCCCTCCAGATTCAGTTCTTCTGTTCGATGTAGAGTTCATTGGCAACGCATCATGA
- the LOC123219425 gene encoding DDB1- and CUL4-associated factor 4 isoform X1 — MPQGLDLPGFYYDAEKNRYFPIKGPIPGTSRPRIPTTSTQNPLSNSTQPAKFSWTGERTSKLLQVRELNGNVLSLSKRKCKFMEEFQKKLASQPMVLKYQGTGHRADAALQPVRVKLYTTTGQKETDAVLVGSVNGTLSLFGVGKVGFGYGINFLPDLVWPQVKENKAESYKAAEHIGIREGASILMSSSLSSIKLPRKSSSCELDDDFNCRRAVVTTLGSETSGGAIYVLSLDDPFEFSSSSFSIGQRMTQVASFNCTIWTADCDSSASKAVVGTNLGAAMVNLETGSTSWVCRGKSDVFAQQLDDSGKVILCGLRNGAIMTVDVRERPQGSARRLIRHRIPYSPFRRTVKNTNKQWFELSGNICPARTAFMPSSISSLVSLHFYDQYFLASAMDGSVMLYDHRLTKRGPLQSYEGHANSHTRIQLAVDQSERFVMAGGEDCNLCIWSIKSGELLFQEKVSNSVPSTASWRLVERLSRKPDEEQSQNELQFAESLRWEAWFGSRDGLYHMHWP, encoded by the exons ATGCCTCAAGGTCTCG ACCTTCCTGGGTTTTATTATGATGCCGAGAAGAACCGGTACTTCCCTATCAAAGGTCCCATTCCCGGTACTTCTCGCCCTCGTATTCCTACTACTTCAACTCAGAACCCTCTTTCAAATTCTACTCag CCAGCTAAGTTCTCTTGGACTGGAGAAAGAACTTCGAAATTGCTTCAGGTCAGGGAATTGAATGGTAATGTTCTGTCTCTCAGTAAAAGGAAGTGCAAGTTTATGGAGGAATTTCAAAAGAAGCTAGCTTCTCAACCGATG gTACTCAAGTATCAAGGTACAGGACATAGAGCTGATGCTGCTTTGCAGCCGGTTCGTGTTAAATTATACACAACTACGGGTCAAAAGGAAACTGATGCTGTATTAGTTGGTAGTGTAAATGGCACTTTGAG TTTGTTTGGAGTTGGAAAAGTTGGTTTTGGTTATGGAATCAATTTCCTTCCAGATCTTGTGTGGCCTCAAGTTAAAGAAAACAAAGCAGAAAGTTATAAAGCAGCTGAGCATATTGGGATACGTGAAGGAGCTTCAATACTAATGTCATCTAGTCTATCTTCTATAAAATTGCCTAGAAAATCCTCTTCTTGTGAACTGGATGATGATTTTAACTGCCGACGTGCAGT GGTAACTACTTTGGGATCAGAGACATCTGGTGGTGCTATATACGTTCTTAGTCTTGATGATCCATTTGAATTTTCTTCTAGCTCTTTTTCCATCGGGCAGAGGATGACTCAAGTTGCTTCTTTCAATTGTACCATATGGACTGCAGATTGCGACTCTAGTGCAAGCAAAGCAGTTGTTG GAACCAATCTTGGTGCTGCTATGGTCAATTTGGAAACAGGGTCAACATCATGGGTGTGCCGTGGTAAAAGTGACGTTTTTGCGCAACAACTTGATGACTCG GGAAAGGTCATTTTATGTGGACTTAGAAACGGAGCGATTATGACAGTTGATGTTCGTGAGAGACCGCAAGGGTCTGCTAGAAGACTTATTAGACACCGGATACCTTACTCACCATTTAGAAGAACcgttaaaaatactaataaacAATGGTTTGAG CTGAGTGGAAACATTTGTCCTGCACGCACTGCTTTTATGCCTTCATCAATTTCAAG TTTGGTATCATTACATTTCTATGATCAGTACTTTCTGGCTAGCGCAATGGATGGATCG GTTATGCTTTATGATCATCGGCTTACTAAGAGAGGGCCCTTACAATCATATGAAGGGCATGCAAATTCTCACACTCGGATACAGCTTGCCGTAGACCAATCTGAGAGATTTGTTATGGCAG GTGGAGAGGACTGCAACTTATGTATTTGGAGTATCAAATCTGGAGAACTGCTTTTTCAAGAAAAGGTTTCTAATTCAGTCCCATCCACTGCAAGCTGGCGACTAGTCGAAA GGCTTTCCAGAAAGCCAGACGAAGAGCAAAGCCAAAATGAGCTTCAGTTTGCGGAGAGCCTCAGATGGGAAGCTTGGTTTGGATCACGGGATGGACTGTACCACATGCACTGGCCCTGA
- the LOC123219425 gene encoding DDB1- and CUL4-associated factor 4 isoform X4 has translation MPQGLDLPGFYYDAEKNRYFPIKGPIPGTSRPRIPTTSTQNPLSNSTQPAKFSWTGERTSKLLQVRELNGNVLSLSKRKCKFMEEFQKKLASQPMVLKYQGTGHRADAALQPVRVKLYTTTGQKETDAVLVGSVNGTLRVTTLGSETSGGAIYVLSLDDPFEFSSSSFSIGQRMTQVASFNCTIWTADCDSSASKAVVGTNLGAAMVNLETGSTSWVCRGKSDVFAQQLDDSGKVILCGLRNGAIMTVDVRERPQGSARRLIRHRIPYSPFRRTVKNTNKQWFELSGNICPARTAFMPSSISSLVSLHFYDQYFLASAMDGSVMLYDHRLTKRGPLQSYEGHANSHTRIQLAVDQSERFVMAGGEDCNLCIWSIKSGELLFQEKVSNSVPSTASWRLVERLSRKPDEEQSQNELQFAESLRWEAWFGSRDGLYHMHWP, from the exons ATGCCTCAAGGTCTCG ACCTTCCTGGGTTTTATTATGATGCCGAGAAGAACCGGTACTTCCCTATCAAAGGTCCCATTCCCGGTACTTCTCGCCCTCGTATTCCTACTACTTCAACTCAGAACCCTCTTTCAAATTCTACTCag CCAGCTAAGTTCTCTTGGACTGGAGAAAGAACTTCGAAATTGCTTCAGGTCAGGGAATTGAATGGTAATGTTCTGTCTCTCAGTAAAAGGAAGTGCAAGTTTATGGAGGAATTTCAAAAGAAGCTAGCTTCTCAACCGATG gTACTCAAGTATCAAGGTACAGGACATAGAGCTGATGCTGCTTTGCAGCCGGTTCGTGTTAAATTATACACAACTACGGGTCAAAAGGAAACTGATGCTGTATTAGTTGGTAGTGTAAATGGCACTTTGAG GGTAACTACTTTGGGATCAGAGACATCTGGTGGTGCTATATACGTTCTTAGTCTTGATGATCCATTTGAATTTTCTTCTAGCTCTTTTTCCATCGGGCAGAGGATGACTCAAGTTGCTTCTTTCAATTGTACCATATGGACTGCAGATTGCGACTCTAGTGCAAGCAAAGCAGTTGTTG GAACCAATCTTGGTGCTGCTATGGTCAATTTGGAAACAGGGTCAACATCATGGGTGTGCCGTGGTAAAAGTGACGTTTTTGCGCAACAACTTGATGACTCG GGAAAGGTCATTTTATGTGGACTTAGAAACGGAGCGATTATGACAGTTGATGTTCGTGAGAGACCGCAAGGGTCTGCTAGAAGACTTATTAGACACCGGATACCTTACTCACCATTTAGAAGAACcgttaaaaatactaataaacAATGGTTTGAG CTGAGTGGAAACATTTGTCCTGCACGCACTGCTTTTATGCCTTCATCAATTTCAAG TTTGGTATCATTACATTTCTATGATCAGTACTTTCTGGCTAGCGCAATGGATGGATCG GTTATGCTTTATGATCATCGGCTTACTAAGAGAGGGCCCTTACAATCATATGAAGGGCATGCAAATTCTCACACTCGGATACAGCTTGCCGTAGACCAATCTGAGAGATTTGTTATGGCAG GTGGAGAGGACTGCAACTTATGTATTTGGAGTATCAAATCTGGAGAACTGCTTTTTCAAGAAAAGGTTTCTAATTCAGTCCCATCCACTGCAAGCTGGCGACTAGTCGAAA GGCTTTCCAGAAAGCCAGACGAAGAGCAAAGCCAAAATGAGCTTCAGTTTGCGGAGAGCCTCAGATGGGAAGCTTGGTTTGGATCACGGGATGGACTGTACCACATGCACTGGCCCTGA
- the LOC123219425 gene encoding DDB1- and CUL4-associated factor 4 isoform X2, producing MPQDLPGFYYDAEKNRYFPIKGPIPGTSRPRIPTTSTQNPLSNSTQPAKFSWTGERTSKLLQVRELNGNVLSLSKRKCKFMEEFQKKLASQPMVLKYQGTGHRADAALQPVRVKLYTTTGQKETDAVLVGSVNGTLSLFGVGKVGFGYGINFLPDLVWPQVKENKAESYKAAEHIGIREGASILMSSSLSSIKLPRKSSSCELDDDFNCRRAVVTTLGSETSGGAIYVLSLDDPFEFSSSSFSIGQRMTQVASFNCTIWTADCDSSASKAVVGTNLGAAMVNLETGSTSWVCRGKSDVFAQQLDDSGKVILCGLRNGAIMTVDVRERPQGSARRLIRHRIPYSPFRRTVKNTNKQWFELSGNICPARTAFMPSSISSLVSLHFYDQYFLASAMDGSVMLYDHRLTKRGPLQSYEGHANSHTRIQLAVDQSERFVMAGGEDCNLCIWSIKSGELLFQEKVSNSVPSTASWRLVERLSRKPDEEQSQNELQFAESLRWEAWFGSRDGLYHMHWP from the exons ATGCCTCAAG ACCTTCCTGGGTTTTATTATGATGCCGAGAAGAACCGGTACTTCCCTATCAAAGGTCCCATTCCCGGTACTTCTCGCCCTCGTATTCCTACTACTTCAACTCAGAACCCTCTTTCAAATTCTACTCag CCAGCTAAGTTCTCTTGGACTGGAGAAAGAACTTCGAAATTGCTTCAGGTCAGGGAATTGAATGGTAATGTTCTGTCTCTCAGTAAAAGGAAGTGCAAGTTTATGGAGGAATTTCAAAAGAAGCTAGCTTCTCAACCGATG gTACTCAAGTATCAAGGTACAGGACATAGAGCTGATGCTGCTTTGCAGCCGGTTCGTGTTAAATTATACACAACTACGGGTCAAAAGGAAACTGATGCTGTATTAGTTGGTAGTGTAAATGGCACTTTGAG TTTGTTTGGAGTTGGAAAAGTTGGTTTTGGTTATGGAATCAATTTCCTTCCAGATCTTGTGTGGCCTCAAGTTAAAGAAAACAAAGCAGAAAGTTATAAAGCAGCTGAGCATATTGGGATACGTGAAGGAGCTTCAATACTAATGTCATCTAGTCTATCTTCTATAAAATTGCCTAGAAAATCCTCTTCTTGTGAACTGGATGATGATTTTAACTGCCGACGTGCAGT GGTAACTACTTTGGGATCAGAGACATCTGGTGGTGCTATATACGTTCTTAGTCTTGATGATCCATTTGAATTTTCTTCTAGCTCTTTTTCCATCGGGCAGAGGATGACTCAAGTTGCTTCTTTCAATTGTACCATATGGACTGCAGATTGCGACTCTAGTGCAAGCAAAGCAGTTGTTG GAACCAATCTTGGTGCTGCTATGGTCAATTTGGAAACAGGGTCAACATCATGGGTGTGCCGTGGTAAAAGTGACGTTTTTGCGCAACAACTTGATGACTCG GGAAAGGTCATTTTATGTGGACTTAGAAACGGAGCGATTATGACAGTTGATGTTCGTGAGAGACCGCAAGGGTCTGCTAGAAGACTTATTAGACACCGGATACCTTACTCACCATTTAGAAGAACcgttaaaaatactaataaacAATGGTTTGAG CTGAGTGGAAACATTTGTCCTGCACGCACTGCTTTTATGCCTTCATCAATTTCAAG TTTGGTATCATTACATTTCTATGATCAGTACTTTCTGGCTAGCGCAATGGATGGATCG GTTATGCTTTATGATCATCGGCTTACTAAGAGAGGGCCCTTACAATCATATGAAGGGCATGCAAATTCTCACACTCGGATACAGCTTGCCGTAGACCAATCTGAGAGATTTGTTATGGCAG GTGGAGAGGACTGCAACTTATGTATTTGGAGTATCAAATCTGGAGAACTGCTTTTTCAAGAAAAGGTTTCTAATTCAGTCCCATCCACTGCAAGCTGGCGACTAGTCGAAA GGCTTTCCAGAAAGCCAGACGAAGAGCAAAGCCAAAATGAGCTTCAGTTTGCGGAGAGCCTCAGATGGGAAGCTTGGTTTGGATCACGGGATGGACTGTACCACATGCACTGGCCCTGA
- the LOC123219425 gene encoding uncharacterized protein LOC123219425 isoform X3, with protein MMPRRTGTSLSKVPFPPAKFSWTGERTSKLLQVRELNGNVLSLSKRKCKFMEEFQKKLASQPMVLKYQGTGHRADAALQPVRVKLYTTTGQKETDAVLVGSVNGTLSLFGVGKVGFGYGINFLPDLVWPQVKENKAESYKAAEHIGIREGASILMSSSLSSIKLPRKSSSCELDDDFNCRRAVVTTLGSETSGGAIYVLSLDDPFEFSSSSFSIGQRMTQVASFNCTIWTADCDSSASKAVVGTNLGAAMVNLETGSTSWVCRGKSDVFAQQLDDSGKVILCGLRNGAIMTVDVRERPQGSARRLIRHRIPYSPFRRTVKNTNKQWFELSGNICPARTAFMPSSISSLVSLHFYDQYFLASAMDGSVMLYDHRLTKRGPLQSYEGHANSHTRIQLAVDQSERFVMAGGEDCNLCIWSIKSGELLFQEKVSNSVPSTASWRLVERLSRKPDEEQSQNELQFAESLRWEAWFGSRDGLYHMHWP; from the exons ATGATGCCGAGAAGAACCGGTACTTCCCTATCAAAGGTCCCATTCCCG CCAGCTAAGTTCTCTTGGACTGGAGAAAGAACTTCGAAATTGCTTCAGGTCAGGGAATTGAATGGTAATGTTCTGTCTCTCAGTAAAAGGAAGTGCAAGTTTATGGAGGAATTTCAAAAGAAGCTAGCTTCTCAACCGATG gTACTCAAGTATCAAGGTACAGGACATAGAGCTGATGCTGCTTTGCAGCCGGTTCGTGTTAAATTATACACAACTACGGGTCAAAAGGAAACTGATGCTGTATTAGTTGGTAGTGTAAATGGCACTTTGAG TTTGTTTGGAGTTGGAAAAGTTGGTTTTGGTTATGGAATCAATTTCCTTCCAGATCTTGTGTGGCCTCAAGTTAAAGAAAACAAAGCAGAAAGTTATAAAGCAGCTGAGCATATTGGGATACGTGAAGGAGCTTCAATACTAATGTCATCTAGTCTATCTTCTATAAAATTGCCTAGAAAATCCTCTTCTTGTGAACTGGATGATGATTTTAACTGCCGACGTGCAGT GGTAACTACTTTGGGATCAGAGACATCTGGTGGTGCTATATACGTTCTTAGTCTTGATGATCCATTTGAATTTTCTTCTAGCTCTTTTTCCATCGGGCAGAGGATGACTCAAGTTGCTTCTTTCAATTGTACCATATGGACTGCAGATTGCGACTCTAGTGCAAGCAAAGCAGTTGTTG GAACCAATCTTGGTGCTGCTATGGTCAATTTGGAAACAGGGTCAACATCATGGGTGTGCCGTGGTAAAAGTGACGTTTTTGCGCAACAACTTGATGACTCG GGAAAGGTCATTTTATGTGGACTTAGAAACGGAGCGATTATGACAGTTGATGTTCGTGAGAGACCGCAAGGGTCTGCTAGAAGACTTATTAGACACCGGATACCTTACTCACCATTTAGAAGAACcgttaaaaatactaataaacAATGGTTTGAG CTGAGTGGAAACATTTGTCCTGCACGCACTGCTTTTATGCCTTCATCAATTTCAAG TTTGGTATCATTACATTTCTATGATCAGTACTTTCTGGCTAGCGCAATGGATGGATCG GTTATGCTTTATGATCATCGGCTTACTAAGAGAGGGCCCTTACAATCATATGAAGGGCATGCAAATTCTCACACTCGGATACAGCTTGCCGTAGACCAATCTGAGAGATTTGTTATGGCAG GTGGAGAGGACTGCAACTTATGTATTTGGAGTATCAAATCTGGAGAACTGCTTTTTCAAGAAAAGGTTTCTAATTCAGTCCCATCCACTGCAAGCTGGCGACTAGTCGAAA GGCTTTCCAGAAAGCCAGACGAAGAGCAAAGCCAAAATGAGCTTCAGTTTGCGGAGAGCCTCAGATGGGAAGCTTGGTTTGGATCACGGGATGGACTGTACCACATGCACTGGCCCTGA